GGAAGTGACTCTGGACTAGGCAGAGGTTCTGTGATGGCTAACAGAGGCAGCTCCTTTAGGCTATACAGCAAAATGAAGGCAGAGTAGGGAAGGGAGCTGTTCTGCAGCTCCATTCAAACAGATGAGACAAATACTCCTACAAATATCCCAGGATCTGGACAAACCGTCTAGAATACTTGGCCTGGCAATGCTCCTGAGTCTCACATGTGTGTGCCCTGAAGGGCAAAGATGGCTCTGTTGTGCTCTGTCCATAGCCAGGAATGTACACAGTTGGGGGGAGGCTATGGGGGCCCTGGAAAAGCTAAGAAAACAGttctacccccaccccaaatcttcCTTAACCCACAGTCAAGCCACCATCATGTGTCATTCAAAAGCATTTGAACCTGCTATCActcaaatattattattttttgtaatacaaaatagaaaataaaaatctGCCCACAGGTGAATGGCTGCTTAAAAGACATCGAGTAGAGTAGGAATATAGAGATATCCTTTAAAAAGTATATGCAAATGAAGACAAATGTGCTGAAAGAGTCGCACCAGCCCAAAGGCACTCAGGCTTCGAAACGAAGTTGGCAAGCCAGAAAAATCAGACCGTTCATGATGAGACTTCATAAAGCAAAATGAAAAGATAATCAAGTCTCAATCCAGAGGGGAGTGGGacaaaagaaaggagggaggcggggggggggacaatgaACCCTCTCCCCTACTTGTCAGATTGCAAAGTTCCAAGTTGCCTTAAAGTTGTCTAAGAAACTTGGTCCAAGTCTCCTAGACAAAAAACATGATTGATGCTTTAGAACAAcaaacagaattttaaaaggaaaggaagaaggggggaaaagagacagaagaaagaagggaaacaGATTTGTCCATAATTCATTCCTGGGTGGGGCGAATGTCTGTTAACCAAGGGTTAAATGGATTtggaatgggagggagggaagagcagcACTTTTAGTTGATCTGACGACAAGCTTCAAATGTCCATTTGGTGGCTCCACCATAAATATCAATGTTGGTCTCAGACCAGGCTATGACACTACCTGACAGGGCTTTGGTGCTGCAAGTGGCCAGGTTGTAAATCTCTCCTGGGGTGAGTTTTCGGTCCCAGATGTTGAAATGAGCCAATTCCCCCACGAATGCCTGGGTGGCATCAAATCCACCGCCAAGGGTAtcctttaaaaagagaaatggaaggcacacattttgaaaatgtcatTCTCCTTTACTCTGATACAATGTGACGATTATTCTGGTCTAAAAGAGCTTCTCCCAGGAGGAGGCAACCCAGCACTGGAAATCCAACAGCCTGACAGAGTAAgcacttgaaacaagccagaaagCTTTTACGGTAGCCTGGAAAGGTCAGCAGGAATAGACCACACCAGAAGAGTTCAATAAGGGGGAGGAAGGATGCAGTCCTTGAAATGCATTTTCCATGGAATCAACTTTCAAAAATAGAACCTTTAGTCCCTGGCACTAGCCTAGTGGAGTGGGAAAAGGGACGTGTATGCACATATATAAAGTCCTTGTGTTATTGTGGGAGCGAAACAGTCAGGGAATATAATGAAATGGGCCATGATGAGGTTGGGTCCTGCATCTTGAGGCTTGGCTGTGTGGAAATGTAATGAACTGAAAGACTATGTGAAATAATTTGATACCACAACTTTCACTTTCTGGCTGCAGCTGTGTGTCTGAGTGAACACACTGTGTAAGTGGCTGATGCAGTTGATCTAGGTCAGTTATGCTATATGTAGTGgtcagggtgggggggaataacTGCCTGCTTTTTTGAGAAGTGGAAGGAGGAATTTTGAATGCCCTGTAGTGTGTGAAAGATTCGTCTCTCTGTGGAGCTAGCTTTAGAGATGCAGCAATCAGGACAGCAGCAGCCTGCTTCTTTTTGTTTCCCCTCCTATGGGTAATCACAACCCACAATACAATGaagatgctgtgtgtgtgtgcgcgcacacacacgcgcacacacatacacacacactgagctGGTTCAGTAGCATTGTTGTTTTCCACCCTGAGAAAATTGATAAACTGGGACTTGAAACCATGATTCACGCTGGAATTGCTATGTCTGGAACAAATGTTCCATTTGTCAAATAAGCAGGCCAGTCGCcattttgaagtgtgtgtgtgtgtgtgtgtgtgtgtgtgcgcacgcacacacacgcgtatgtgtgcatgcgtgtgtgcatgtgctttaaTATTTATGACAGAAGGGCGTAGATAGGTTCCTATCTCCTACTCGCTTGAGAACCTTCTCCGCATTCTGCTAGACTttatcctccccccacctgcatccCCAACTTCCTTCTGCTCTTATACTAGGTAGAGATACTATTAAATTCTATGAAACAAATTTGCAGTGCTACCCATGGTGGAACTGTTCTGCATTGATTAGGGCAATCTGGGAGCCTCCCagtgtggctgaactacaactcccatcatccccagctaccctAAATTGTAGTgtgggtaatgggagttgtagttcagcaacatctggaggctcccagattgggaaccactggattaGGGTAATTGTTTAGAGTCCTATGGATCTTGACATGATTCCATGGGCTGCCACATTGCAATAAGCCTTATACAGCACATGTACCAGGCACCCTGTGCCAATGTGGTATGAAGACATCATCACACCTCATCAGCACAGGAGGCATCTACACATACATGACAAGACCTGTTGAGACAATAGAACATCCAAAATTACCAGAACCCACTAGGTTAAATCTGGATAATACACTTTGGAAGCTTGGCAGAATTCAGAGGGGGAAATCCAGGTCCACTGAACTTAAACCAAAGTAGAATCTACAGGTTTGATCTATGTGTAATACACTGGTATAGAATGACTTCTATACCAGTCATTACATTCAATTACTGCAAATTTTGTGTAGGATATAGACAAACCCCTGCAGCCACCCTCTCCACCTATGCCTTCAACCTTACCTGTTCCTGTCCTAGGACAAGGACCCCTTGTGGTTTGATAGGATGATAAGGGGCCAAGTTTTCTCCATTGCCTCGTTGTGTGCCATCCTGATAAGCCTCCCAGACACCATCCCGGGTTGTCCATGTGATGCAGATGTGGTGCCATTTTCCATCATTAATGACAAATGGGAGCTTTGCTACCTGAGAGTGGAAAAAATTACTGCAGGTAATACCTTCTGTGTATAATAGTGAACAGGAGACCTGGCTGCTAGTCCAGGTTAGTCTAGCTTATGTTTTAATTACAGAAAAAAGCTCACCCGATTCTCAAAGCTGCCACTAAGCTCTCCAATCTCTTTGTTATTCCTGGAGATTGGGAGTGGGGGTGGCAAAGATCTGGAATCTACACCAAGTAAAGATAATGGCAATCTTTCTTTTATCTTCAAGGACACAGAATCAGCCTTGAGGACTTAAACATCCTAAGTACAATGACCAGGATGTTGAAATGACCAGGATGTCATATCTATGATATTTTGAATTTTAAGAAGCCTATGACATGTTTGATGGTTTTTTTACAATCTGAAAAGATATTCCTTGTCTTCTGAAAACCTTGAGGATGGTTGCCTCTATTGCTAAATATCACAATACATTTGGAGTGGTATGTACATTTGACAACCTAAGCAAATGGATGGCTTGTGAATATATGTGGGGTTAGTAATCTGCACTCTGCAAACTCTACAAAATTACCTGTACATAAAGGCCTGATTCCTGCTGCACTTGTGCTTGATTTGGGGCCACAAGAATATACACCCAGAATGACTGGGTGGATATAACTGTAAACTTGTACAATGAGCTGTACAATGGCCTCTTTCTAAGTGAATAAATGTtggggaaagaagaggaaatCAGGTCTTCTGAAATATGCAGCTACTTCCCTGGAGGGCAAGCTAAATATAAGCTCCACTaactaatttgtttttaaatatgccTGAATTTtcgttatatatctatatcttccCCCAAAGAAAAGGGTTGAAGCATTTTCACTCATTTTCTattatttcacttttaaaaaacagagttcCTGTATTCTAATACACTTCTGATTGCAGTATCAACCAATGCCATCACCAAGGGTTTGCAGTTGTGCTCACCTTGTGTGAAGGATACTACAAGATATTTGGGGAAGAAGGTTTAAGACTATCATTGTTTAGCTAAAGTATGTTCAATGCTGATGTCTCTGTTCCTTACCTTGTCGTTGATAAGAATCTCCATCGGATTGTTGCCCCACTCAATAAGCACCAGTTCATTGGCTTGTCCAGGTACTGCATAGGAGAAGGGTGTACCTACACCTGGTGAGGCGTTGGATTTTATCCACATGCAAATGGTAAAGGCATACATCTCTGGCAGGCTTTTCTTCACCTTGGCATACATGTAGTTAGTTCTCAAGGGGAAAGTCAGCTGAAACTTGTCTGTTGGCCTGTTGTCCTTCTGACCTGGGAGAAAATGAAGAGAGGATAAGGTGGGTACTAAGGGTGGTCTATTAGGGGTGATACAATTACAGGATATGTAGGTGTAATTACAAGACACCTTGAGTCCTTTTTCTGCACCAAGGCTAGGAGCCTGGGCCAAATGTGTTCCCATagattctccccccgccctctctctttctttctttctattataTAATGAGCCTTAAGATGGCACTGTTTAAATCCCTTCAGCACATTTCTGCACTCTAATCCTAGTCACATGGATGGCGCTTGGGGAATAgggtctttttctctcttctttcaccTCCAACCTTTTAATTTTTTATCATAAAGCTAAAAAAATATTATGAACACTAATCAGCCCAGAAGGAAAGCGGAGAACAAAGGGTTTGACTGGGCATAACTACCCATCTTGTGAAAGTTTAAGTTACACAAATTGCTTGAAAGAGGAATGAAATGCTATAGATTGTCCTAGGTCACTTAGAGGGTAGACCCAATACATTTAAGTTACACGAGGCTAGTCAATGGAAGGTGCATTTGTTGTATGTAAGGATGAGCTGAGTTTTAGTCTTACTAATGGagaatatatatttaattcctctttgaaaaatattattttggAACAATTACATATTATTTATTGCCATTTCCCACAGCACATAAACATACCCTCCCTTCTAAACATACACTCACTTCTGCCTGCTGGATTTAGAGAGGGATCAAGCAGCAGAGTTAAATTTGTTCACAGTTGAAATGGAAAACATTAATTCTTAAACTGAAGAATTACTGACAACAGAAGAGGAGACTGCTGTGTAAAGtggagtgtgtgcatgtggggAGGGACACAGTAGAGCTATAGATAACTTCTGCCCTCCAAATGTGACATTATTCAAAATAAACACCGACAGTGTCAGTCTAAGCTTTTTACCTTTCTCTAGGTCACTGATCCTTTGGTGAAGGGAAGTTAAAGTGCTTTCTATTTTCCCTCTTTCTTCAGACTCATTCTTGGGATTGTACTTTCCTTCTTCCAAGCTGTTAATTCGGGACAACACTTGCTTCTCCAAGTCATCAATGTTATTCTGAAGTATATCCTTCAGGGAATTGGTCTGGCTCGAAGAATTCATCCTACTGAATTGCtgtgcagggtggggaggggagaagcaaaGATAGTAAGTGGATTGTTGCAAACCAAATTAACACCACAGCATTATTTACCAGAGGCTCGTTCGGACGCCGGCTACACTGACCGCTAAACTCATTTAGAGCTTACCAAGCAAAAGAGCATCACTTCATTAAAGGGAAGCACCCAATATGCCATAGAAGCACACCgggtgcaggggggtggggtggatggcaGAGACTACTTCAGATGTCACTGCGGGCATTTTACCTCTAGAACGGGGCAAAGGTTGCAGCATTAAAGCGACACGAAGAATTGCACGAAATGGGTGACCCAAAGCCACGTCTGGTGTGTTTCTTTGGCTAGTTCTAAGCAATAACAGAAAAGGAGAAAGTTGTACCTCCAGGGTTTCTAGCCTTGTTTTAAGTGACTGCAAAGTTTGTCCAAGTTGGCTCAAGGTCTCGGCAGCTGGAGTCCGGGAGAGATCTCCCATGGTGTTTTTGGAAGAGCCGGTCTGCTTTCTGTTGGAGCCCCCACCCGTTTTGGATTCGTTGGGGACTGTCTCCAGCAAGCTCTGGCTCTCACATCTGCCCAGCTTAGTGGTCAGTTCCCTAATGGTTTCCTTTTGGTTCATGATGGTCTCCTTTTGCTGAAGCACCGTTTCCCGGAGCTGTAACACGGTGGTCTTCAGGTCCTCTGTGCTGCCGCCGCTCTGCATGGAAGAAGTGCACATGTCCATATCCACCGGCACCGAGGTGCAGATAAACCGAGTCTGCCCGAAATTCTGGGCGCATCCTCTCAGGAATAAAAAAGAAGCCAACACGAGGCTGCACCGAACTCCTGCAAACATGGCTGGGGCAAAGTTTCCAACAGACGCGGAGCCCCGAAACCCTGGGCTTACTTTCAGCACCATGGAACTGTCCACCGAACTGCTGAGCCGACTGCGGTACGCGGGCTCCTTTTATAAGGAGCGGGCGGGGCTACCACGCCATTGACGTCATAATGGGGTGGAATCCCTGTTTAATTGCCTTGTGACCATCATGTCTCCTGTTTAAGATGGCCTAAGTAAAAGTAGAGGGTCCCGGAGGTATTGACCAAGTCTGATAATGGCGCGCTACTGCCTGCTTTTCCTTGCTATGAATGAATGGAGCGGTGGGAGCAGGGAGAACTCGCGGTGGGTAGGGGCGCCCAGCGCGCCAGAACCCAGCGGTGTGACAGATACGTAGTGCATGCGCGTGTGCAGCAGTGTGTGAGTTATCCTCGGCATGACAGTGTGTGTGTACCTTGAGCGTGTTGAAGTGCAGCAGGGGTGCGTAATAATGTGGTGGGCAATAGAATATTCTCTCTGTGTTAGATTATTTCGAGTGTGGCTGCGTTGGGGAGAACGTAGGGCTGTACGGTTCGAGGAACCCTGTGTTTGTTTGTGGTGCCAGTGGTGTTAAAACCAGATCCGTGTACGTACGTGCGTAGCTCCACGTGCTTTGTGTGTTATTCCTCGGTCTGGTGTTTGACACAATGCCTTTGTCCCCTTTCCCCTATTGTAACGAAGCTCAAGCAGTGTAATTGAAACATTTGCATGTTCCGCCGCCCGTTTAATCCTacctcttttcccctccccttcctctggtgACCTCGTGTGGATTTTTAGATGGTACGTTCCTACAGACCGGGACCTGTCCTATACTTGTAAAGCGCCATGTACATGGATGGCActgtattaaatacatacatacattaagcAAACATAATAGTCCCTGCAGATGTGCTTGCATTTATGACGGAGCCCTTGGTGCATAAGATAAGCATGTGTCAGAAGAAGCCCTGCTACAGTCAAGATGGTGTTGGGTGATCGTTTAGGGCAGGTGGCTCCCCGCTGgggtcctcaggtgttgttgGAACACAACTCTTCTCGCCCCCATCCTCAGTGGAATAGCTTAGGAGGACTTTAAGGTACAATCTAGCCCTGGGATTTCAGGGGCGTAGctcggggagagggggccgtgttcatccctctccacAGCGGCccttcggagtgagggagataatgaagaaaatagggaggggtggagcttggggggcCTTCGCGAGTTGCgggccggttctttgaacccacctgctcaattatagctacacccctggattgtATAGTGTATATAACTGATGCACAAGACCCTTGAGTGCGTTTCGGGTGACTACGGTGTAAGTCACTCTCTGTATATGGTAGGTGTGATGGTGTCCTTTCTCGTTTGGGAACGGAAGGCCATGGTGGAAGGTCAGGCTGGGCCAATGGCGGGAAGTAGAAGATAAGGAGGATCCAGAACGAGGGAAGTGGGTGATTATACACGCATATTCTATATAATATAATCCACATTGTAGAATCCCAGGATCCAGGGCGGGAATTCACCCTGAAAATCCTCTTATTCTCTCTTTCGCTCTCTGTCCCTGAATTCTtttctgcagccctgccctgGCTTGCTAACCTACAATTTATCTCTCCTTCTATACCGATCAGGTAGTAATTAGTTCCTACAAAGAGAGGTGTTAGTGCCCGACGCTGTATCTTCCCCGTTCTAAAATCTCTTCCTTCCCTTATCCATCCCAAAGCGTGTAGAGGCTCACTGTGAATACTCAGTGCCTATGGAACTTTGTCCATGCCCAGATGCCCAGAACTGAGCCCCGATCAAGCGAAGCCCGGCTGCTCCCAGtcccaccctcctcctctccactctTTCGTGCCGGGTTGTTGTCGCTGTTGCTCCATTTCCCCTTCTTCCGATTGTAGCAACAACTGATGCCTAGCAGCGGATTTGTTTCGTTTAAAAAGGTACCAGAGAGGCAGCGCCTGCCTTCTCTCGGCCTCTGTTTCCAGGGACGTTCGCCCGGCTTTCCAACCCGAGGCCAGGCGCCTCAGTTTAACACCACCGACTCTGGATCTCTAGATTGCTGGCCAGGCAGGGGTTAGACGTCAACCACAGGAAAGAAAAGGACCCCCCGGATCCTCCTCACAGACCcctccgccacccccacccccctttcccaGGCGGGGGAGACTCGTTTCCAGTAAAGGCGAGCTTTCCCGCATGAAACATCCGCCCAAGGGATGCGCCTTTGGAGCACTCAGCGAGTCAGCGGAAGAAACTCATTTCCTCCTGCTTCTCGTGGCACCGGCTCTTGAATGAACAGAGTCTGCTTGCTTGGCAGGGTACCTGACACCTTCCCGCACAGCACCGAGCCTCCTCTAGGGCTTTCTGAGCCGAGAAGGGAGCGATCGAAGAACCGAGCCAAGTCTCCcttacttcctcctcctcctcctcctcctcctcctttcttgtgcttgactggctgcctgcctcctctgggGATGGCGGGGCAGGGGCTGGGGCAGGCATGagaagggggagtgtgtgtgcgtgcgtgcccGCGCGCAGCCCGGTGGGTGTAAAAGTTATTCCCCAGATGTCATTCCCTTCATTGATCACGCACTCTCATCATGCTTGGAGTCCGCTGATGCAGAGCTGCCTGGGCTTCCATTTTAGGTTTCAGCTGTGTACGTTgcgtgtgcttgtgtgtgtgtgtgtgtgtgtgtgcgcgcgcggaGGAGAGAGGAGATTACAGCAAGCTTCAAAGTCCTGCTCTTGGACAGACATAATCACAACAACCAATTGCATCTAGCACAGTTTACGGGTATGGGTTGTTGTGCTTCCTTACACGTGGTGTTGAACAAGGGAGAAGGCTGCCTCCATGTCTTCCCTAATATCttaaccccctccccaatttgagAAGGGAGCGCGGTGATGGATAATATGAGCAGCCAGATTTCCTCACGAGTGTCATCAAACAGCTGGTTACGGGGGCATCTTGGCATCTTTGGCTTCGATCCTACCTCATCCAcaggcccacacacacacacacagagagagagagagagagagagagacttcaagGTTGGTAGTTATGGGCTGCTGAGCTTTATGCTAAGAATGGCGGCCTTGATATGGGACGAGAAAGCCGCTGAGGAACAAAAGCGAATCTCTTGTtcagggaagggagaaagaaggaaacatgtataggatcagtaactctcccccgcccccgcccccggcccTCTTTCTGCTCCACTACATGTCTGTCCCCTTCTTGTCGCTAAGGTGGTCTCTGGCGGTCGAGTCACCCTTTGGGAAGGGACGCAGGTTCTTCTGGGAAGCCTGGAGGCGTCTCTGCAGAGAGCGAtcgaggcagggcagggcagtgcTCTGCGAGAAAGGCTCCTTTAGGAGCAGCAAGACAAATCAAAA
Above is a window of Hemicordylus capensis ecotype Gifberg chromosome 2, rHemCap1.1.pri, whole genome shotgun sequence DNA encoding:
- the NPTX1 gene encoding neuronal pentraxin-1 translates to MVLKVSPGFRGSASVGNFAPAMFAGVRCSLVLASFLFLRGCAQNFGQTRFICTSVPVDMDMCTSSMQSGGSTEDLKTTVLQLRETVLQQKETIMNQKETIRELTTKLGRCESQSLLETVPNESKTGGGSNRKQTGSSKNTMGDLSRTPAAETLSQLGQTLQSLKTRLETLEQFSRMNSSSQTNSLKDILQNNIDDLEKQVLSRINSLEEGKYNPKNESEERGKIESTLTSLHQRISDLEKGQKDNRPTDKFQLTFPLRTNYMYAKVKKSLPEMYAFTICMWIKSNASPGVGTPFSYAVPGQANELVLIEWGNNPMEILINDKVAKLPFVINDGKWHHICITWTTRDGVWEAYQDGTQRGNGENLAPYHPIKPQGVLVLGQEQDTLGGGFDATQAFVGELAHFNIWDRKLTPGEIYNLATCSTKALSGSVIAWSETNIDIYGGATKWTFEACRQIN